catgtataaaaatgctgagcaggcccagttcacctcgattttggatcaagaggAAAAGATCGAAATGACTTTGAAaaagggttcattattggggcttagatggcaggagctttattcactgtttttgatataaaataaaagattttgtGTGCGTTCTTAAAGACGGTCTCAAAGTAGTTTCTCAGAGTGAACAAAATCTGTGAAAtactgtgtgatgtgtgtgggtgtgtgagtgtgtgtgtgcgtgtgtgagtatttgtgtgtgggtgtgtgtgtgtgcgtgtgtgtgtgtgtgcatgagagtgaTTGTGTAAGTGCtcttgtgtgtggtgggggttcAGTGTAAATCTCCACTCCCTTTAGAAACTGCCTAAACACATCAGTATGTAattaagcaaattaattttgtatagctcaaaaatatgtgcatgtattACTTTTTTCCGCCCAATCATTCAGTGATATTCAGGACCAAGCAggttaataaacaaacaatcacCACCCTATCATATGCGTGCTTGTGTCTGTGATCTTCATGAGTAAATCTTCACTGCCTGCTCAGCCTGGCCTCAGTCCAGCACcacacctcctgcagctgtgggcTGAACCAGGACAtcactccgtctctctctgccacacagTTTCAGAGAAACGAAACTtacctctgtctctgtcagtgtgaGCTGCACAATGGCTGAATGTGGACCTGGAGATGTGGCGTGTGATTCCTGCACTGGGAGAAAGCGCAAAGCTGTCAGGTCCTGTCTGGTGTGTCTGGCCTCTTACTGTGAAACGCACCTCAAACTTCATGATGAACTCAACCCAGGAAAGAGACACCAGATGACTGATGCTTCTggaaacctgcaggagaagatctGCTCTCATCATGACAAACTGCTGGAGATTTACTGTCGTACCGATCAGCAGTGCATCTGCTATCCATGTACGATGGATGAACACAGAGGCCATGATACAgtttcagctgcagcagaaaggaCTGAGAAACAGGTAAAGACTAAAACTCTTACACATAACACTCAACACTTTTTCACAGTGAGGACAGATCTTGCCACAATCTCACATAAAGTAGAATTTCATTAATATACTTATTTAAtaggttttattttgaaatgtgccttattgaattttgtttgtttatttacaagattttattatgaaatgttttagacATATGAGAGAGAATTAAGCAACATCATGATTTCTAGGTTTTGTATCCAGTGTTAAAGCAGTAAGAGCAGGAAATGAACCCAAATCTCTCTGTGACAGCTCTGTTCACACCACTCACCCCCCTATTCACTGCCTGAATGGGAATAGACACGGCTGGAGCAGCTAGTTCACTCACACAGTTTAGAAGCTTTACCAATACGGCCAGTACACTTCTACACAATGACATACTATACTGTACATCAAACATGTTGCAGTACCTTATCATATTTGGAAGGTGAAAATGTAGTTGAAAGGTTGAATATGGTAATACGATATGAAAAAATACTCTGTCCACAGAAGCAGCTGGGGGCGACACAGAGAGAATTCCAACAGAgaatccaggagagagagaagaagctGCAGGATTtgagacaggctgtgcagtcactcaaGGTGGGTACTGACCAGAGGAGAAGACAACAGCTGGCTGCTGGAAGAGCCATTTCAGGGCTCAGTCAGggctctcctccagtcagccagTGAGGAGCCCAGTGTTGGGCCACTTTCCAGCCCTGTGGGGCTCAATCCCACTGAGCCACACTGTGGGGAACAGGCTGTCTGGGGTCCCAGTAAGAGCTGAGTGAAAGGCCTAGTTAAAATGTacagccctcctctctctgtgtctcctaacAGCGCTCGGCAAAggcagcagtggaggacagTGAGAGGATCTTTACTGAGCTGATCCGCTCCATTGAGAGAAGGCGCTCTGAGGTGAAAGAGCTGATCAGAGATCAGGAGAAGGCTGAAGTGAGTCGGGCTGAAGGACTCCTGGAGCGACTGGAGCAGGAGATtgctgagctgaggaggagagacactGAGCTGGAGCAGTTTTCATACACAGAAGATCACATCCAGTTCCTCCAGGTAACATcacttacattttacatacaagGTGAGGCATTTTCCTCATTTACAAAGTTCTGCCCCTGGCATCTGCAGAGGAATCAGTATTGAGACGGGttttcttctgtctgtctgtctgtttgcagagctgtcagtctctctgtgcccctcctgGACCTGGAGACTTTCCCAGCATCACTGTCAGTCCACACGTCTCTTTTGAGGCTGTGAGGAAATCTGTCTCTGAACTGAAAGAGCGACTGGAGGACGTCTGCAAGGAGGAATTAGTCAAAATCCCTCAAACAGGTTGGAACTACTGAAATACTTTTTCCTcacttctttc
This is a stretch of genomic DNA from Anguilla rostrata isolate EN2019 chromosome 4, ASM1855537v3, whole genome shotgun sequence. It encodes these proteins:
- the LOC135254211 gene encoding tripartite motif-containing protein 16-like isoform X21, which encodes MAECGPGDVACDSCTGRKRKAVRSCLVCLASYCETHLKLHDELNPGKRHQMTDASGNLQEKICSHHDKLLEIYCRTDQQCICYPCTMDEHRGHDTVSAAAERTEKQKQLGATQREFQQRIQEREKKLQDLRQAVQSLKRSAKAAVEDSERIFTELIRSIERRRSEVKELIRDQEKAEVSRAEGLLERLEQEIAELRRRDTELEQFSYTEDHIQFLQSCQSLCAPPGPGDFPSITVSPHVSFEAVRKSVSELKERLEDVCKEELVKIPQTVEDVRILEAWPTECRTRQDFLHYSCRLTLDPNTAHRDLRLSEGNREVTRVEEIQSYPDHPERFDFMGQVLCREALFRRCYWEAEWSGKRWVDIAVSYKEISRKGGSDDCALGYYNQSWSLRCSHSSYSFWHNNESTEIPVPSSSRIGVYLDHRAGTLSFYSVSDTMTLLHRVQTTFTQPLYPGFWVGTGTSVKLCDLK